One Candidatus Cloacimonadota bacterium DNA segment encodes these proteins:
- a CDS encoding energy-coupling factor transporter transmembrane protein EcfT → MAITSLSVIYNTAEVQAVLIAISLVLLLSINPSRKRFQRIWHRLKLILRLVVTLMVFQVLFRHEGETLWQWQFIQITSGGLAYGAAASLRFMLIIIIAGLLFDIPYYDYLLAFRAWKFPYEISFLVATVIHFIPIFHRQFQRSKEALHLRGIELSRLPLITRSKAFISLIFPVVARAISEVRYRAISLELRAFRLYPTRTYLYQQKLQWWDWYIQVGAVILFLSLLVS, encoded by the coding sequence ATGGCGATCACATCGCTTTCTGTGATCTACAACACAGCGGAAGTGCAAGCTGTGCTGATCGCTATTTCGCTGGTTCTGCTTCTGAGTATAAATCCTTCCCGCAAACGCTTTCAGCGCATCTGGCACCGACTCAAACTGATTCTGCGTCTGGTCGTCACGCTCATGGTTTTTCAGGTTTTGTTCCGTCACGAAGGTGAAACCCTCTGGCAGTGGCAGTTCATTCAAATAACTTCCGGTGGTTTAGCTTACGGAGCAGCTGCCAGCCTGCGTTTTATGCTCATCATCATCATTGCCGGGCTGCTCTTCGATATTCCTTATTACGATTACCTGCTGGCGTTTCGGGCCTGGAAATTTCCTTACGAGATCTCTTTTCTGGTGGCAACCGTAATTCACTTTATCCCGATTTTCCATCGCCAGTTCCAGCGCAGCAAAGAAGCTCTGCATCTGCGGGGAATCGAACTGAGCAGACTGCCGCTGATCACGCGCAGTAAAGCTTTTATTTCGCTCATCTTTCCAGTAGTGGCACGAGCCATTTCGGAAGTACGGTATCGCGCTATTTCCTTGGAATTACGTGCTTTTCGCCTTTACCCGACCCGCACTTATCTTTACCAGCAGAAGTTGCAATGGTGGGATTGGTACATTCAGGTGGGAGCGGTGATTTTGTTCCTATCTCTACTTGTCTCATAA
- a CDS encoding alanyl-tRNA editing protein, whose product MTDLLYLEDSYLEEFKAKVLEVNDDAKTIVLDRTAFYPTGGGQPCDTGEIEFAGKVSRVTKVKKIDSRIRHFIEGELPEVGTEITGKIDWERRYKMMRTHTSMHALSAVVWRDYQAQVTGGNIEPLA is encoded by the coding sequence ATGACAGATTTGTTATATTTGGAAGATAGTTATTTAGAAGAATTTAAGGCTAAAGTATTGGAAGTTAATGATGATGCAAAAACGATCGTGCTGGATCGTACAGCGTTTTATCCCACCGGTGGCGGACAGCCCTGCGATACTGGAGAAATTGAATTTGCCGGAAAAGTTTCCAGAGTGACAAAAGTGAAAAAGATCGACAGCAGAATTCGTCATTTTATCGAAGGAGAATTACCGGAAGTTGGAACTGAGATCACAGGCAAAATCGATTGGGAACGACGTTACAAAATGATGCGCACTCACACTTCCATGCATGCTCTCAGTGCAGTTGTATGGAGAGATTATCAGGCGCAAGTTACCGGTGGCAATATCGAGCCATTAGC
- a CDS encoding TonB-dependent receptor plug domain-containing protein — protein sequence MINSKVIVPRPSTELRMTQARKVILLVFFLLTSFLTAAEKETNKQDALRHYQLEGIRVVAEKPQETIGSIEVKSFDPRQTTTEMNMAEAIGDVSGLDASTGGKAGTDLRIRGFKNDQIKFMLDGRPLGGGYFGNVDLSTIPVSEIKEVQVLKGPVSSLYGSDTMGGVVNIITRGANSEKWLKAGLQSKRNNTNKIYLSSSHDVGEWDYWIYASRFHTDGFMMSDNFQATPYENGAVRNYTARNQYDFQSKINFTLFDFHSIGIQVGYTFMDKKEIPSSIYENRLRDFTKWHRMQLSGIGSFQISPYLKSDVNIYYDQYDDTYVEYNAATGEIYPQWPSYLESWIFGVNQKNNWEISASARALFGYRFEKEVYNRKDNGNYPDWTSNNQQKHNGFAQMEYNWKNFTFSGGSGISYFRPKGIGSWQANPEPAFGIYWEDLCKLSLAFSSNTRYPNLHELFSSSSGNLDLEEQRARKYELTSQIPIILSGINGSFSSSFFYNDITNLIDKVGDIYQNLYKVQNYGTEFTLNFDWLWEHKIDYAYIKYLDDSNLSLLEVPQNTVNITETKELPWQIKLRYKADWKDIRYADNDAGQIVTLDSYWLHSIYFHKNWKDYKFSVGMENILDKNYLEKFGYPGPGVNFVFNLEVGM from the coding sequence ATGATAAATTCTAAAGTAATCGTTCCTCGTCCTTCGACAGAGCTCAGGATGACACAAGCTCGGAAGGTGATATTGTTAGTTTTCTTCCTTCTTACTTCCTTCCTTACCGCTGCAGAAAAGGAAACTAACAAACAAGACGCACTTCGTCATTATCAATTGGAAGGTATTCGCGTAGTCGCAGAAAAACCACAGGAAACAATTGGTTCGATTGAAGTTAAATCGTTCGATCCCAGACAAACTACGACCGAAATGAACATGGCAGAAGCAATCGGTGACGTTTCTGGCTTGGACGCTTCAACCGGAGGAAAAGCCGGAACCGATCTGAGAATTCGCGGCTTTAAGAATGATCAGATCAAATTTATGCTGGATGGCAGACCGCTGGGAGGTGGTTATTTTGGCAACGTTGATCTCAGTACAATTCCTGTGTCGGAAATTAAAGAAGTTCAAGTACTTAAAGGTCCTGTTTCATCGCTTTACGGCAGCGATACGATGGGTGGAGTTGTAAACATCATCACGCGTGGAGCAAACAGCGAGAAATGGCTGAAAGCCGGATTGCAATCTAAACGCAACAACACGAACAAAATATATTTATCCTCATCACATGATGTGGGAGAATGGGATTACTGGATTTATGCTTCCCGCTTTCACACCGATGGTTTTATGATGTCAGATAACTTCCAAGCCACTCCTTACGAAAATGGTGCAGTTCGCAATTACACAGCTCGCAATCAATACGATTTTCAAAGCAAAATAAATTTTACTCTTTTCGATTTTCATTCCATTGGAATTCAAGTCGGCTATACTTTCATGGACAAAAAGGAAATTCCCAGCAGCATCTACGAAAACAGGTTGCGAGATTTTACCAAGTGGCATCGGATGCAGCTTTCGGGAATTGGTTCATTCCAAATCTCACCCTACTTAAAATCGGATGTAAATATTTATTACGATCAGTACGACGACACTTATGTGGAGTACAATGCTGCTACAGGAGAAATATATCCACAGTGGCCTTCCTACCTGGAAAGCTGGATCTTCGGGGTAAATCAGAAAAACAACTGGGAAATTTCTGCTAGTGCGCGAGCTTTATTTGGTTATCGCTTCGAGAAAGAAGTTTACAATCGCAAGGATAATGGAAATTACCCCGATTGGACCAGCAATAATCAACAGAAACACAACGGATTTGCACAAATGGAATACAACTGGAAAAATTTCACATTTTCCGGAGGTTCGGGCATTTCCTACTTCCGACCCAAAGGCATAGGAAGCTGGCAGGCCAATCCGGAGCCGGCTTTTGGAATTTACTGGGAAGATCTTTGTAAACTTTCGCTGGCTTTTTCTTCCAATACTCGCTATCCCAATCTGCACGAGCTGTTCAGTTCCAGCAGCGGCAATTTGGATTTGGAAGAACAACGTGCCCGGAAATATGAACTTACTTCGCAGATTCCGATAATTTTAAGTGGAATCAACGGCTCTTTTTCCAGCAGTTTTTTCTATAATGACATCACAAATCTGATCGATAAAGTTGGTGATATTTACCAGAATCTTTATAAAGTTCAAAATTACGGAACTGAATTTACGTTGAACTTTGACTGGCTTTGGGAACATAAGATCGATTATGCTTATATAAAATATCTGGATGACAGCAACTTAAGTCTTCTGGAAGTTCCACAAAACACAGTCAACATAACTGAAACTAAAGAATTGCCATGGCAAATCAAACTGCGATATAAAGCAGATTGGAAAGACATACGTTATGCTGATAATGATGCCGGTCAGATCGTTACCTTGGATTCATACTGGCTTCATTCGATCTATTTTCACAAAAATTGGAAAGATTACAAATTCTCTGTTGGAATGGAAAATATCCTGGATAAAAACTATCTGGAAAAATTCGGTTATCCGGGACCGGGAGTAAATTTTGTGTTTAATTTGGAAGTGGGAATGTAA